The following are from one region of the Azospirillum sp. TSH100 genome:
- a CDS encoding 4-(cytidine 5'-diphospho)-2-C-methyl-D-erythritol kinase: MTGISIVEAAPAKLNLYLHVTGRRADGYHELDSLVAFAEFGDSIALTPVAARVALRGADLPPAGPRLAIAGPFGPALMGETPADNLVMRAAHALALRLGREADVMIALTKALPVASGIGGGSADAAACLRALARLWDVPPGDPALFAVAAGLGADVPVCVAGQSCYFSGIGDVLDEAPELPDTHVVLVNPNVPVPTPAVFKAMAAARARNGAGFSAPARFTRKPADAADLAALLLERNNDLTAPALTVAPAIADVLAALERSAGCLLPRLSGSGATCFGLYATAAAAESAAKSIAAAEPGWWVKPTRLRPTPADAPALPRGIVADPAAAVPPPSVPFPDTGGWGVG; the protein is encoded by the coding sequence ATGACCGGCATTTCCATCGTCGAGGCCGCACCGGCCAAGCTGAACCTCTACCTGCACGTCACCGGCCGCCGCGCCGACGGCTATCACGAACTGGACAGCCTCGTCGCGTTCGCCGAGTTCGGCGACAGCATCGCCCTGACACCGGTTGCCGCACGGGTCGCCCTGCGCGGCGCCGACCTGCCGCCGGCCGGCCCGCGTCTGGCCATCGCCGGCCCCTTCGGTCCGGCCTTGATGGGCGAGACGCCGGCCGACAATCTGGTGATGCGCGCCGCCCATGCGCTGGCCCTCCGCCTCGGCCGCGAGGCCGACGTGATGATCGCACTGACCAAGGCTTTGCCGGTCGCATCGGGGATCGGCGGCGGATCGGCCGATGCCGCCGCCTGCCTGCGGGCGCTCGCCCGGCTGTGGGACGTGCCGCCCGGCGACCCGGCGCTGTTCGCGGTGGCCGCCGGGCTGGGAGCCGATGTGCCGGTCTGCGTCGCCGGGCAAAGCTGCTATTTCAGCGGCATCGGCGATGTGCTGGACGAGGCGCCGGAACTGCCGGACACCCATGTGGTTCTGGTCAACCCGAACGTCCCGGTGCCGACCCCGGCGGTTTTCAAGGCGATGGCCGCCGCCCGCGCCCGGAACGGCGCCGGCTTCTCCGCCCCCGCCCGCTTCACCCGCAAGCCGGCCGATGCGGCCGACCTCGCGGCGCTTCTGCTGGAGCGGAACAACGACCTGACCGCGCCAGCGCTGACGGTCGCCCCGGCGATCGCCGACGTGCTGGCGGCTCTGGAGCGCAGCGCCGGCTGTCTGCTGCCCCGCCTGTCCGGCAGCGGCGCCACCTGCTTCGGCCTCTACGCCACGGCGGCGGCGGCCGAATCCGCGGCCAAGTCCATCGCGGCGGCGGAGCCCGGTTGGTGGGTCAAGCCGACCCGCCTGCGCCCCACCCCCGCCGACGCCCCGGCCCTGCCGCGCGGCATCGTCGCCGATCCCGCCGCAGCCGTCCCGCCGCCCTCCGTGCCCTTCCCGGACACCGGCGGCTGGGGCGTGGGCTGA
- a CDS encoding alpha/beta hydrolase has protein sequence MTQPTILVLPGLGDSGPDHWQSWLEGRVPDLTRVDLGDWDAPEPERWVERLDSAVRVAAGPVVLVAHSLSCILVARWAAGSSAADKVAAALMVAPPDVESARIVPAGACRFAPVPSDPLPFPAVVVGSRSDPYCTAARACGFAALWGADFIDAGEAGHINSASGHGPWPMGETLLKDLLAQI, from the coding sequence ATGACGCAGCCGACCATTCTGGTTCTTCCCGGCCTCGGCGACTCCGGGCCCGATCACTGGCAGAGCTGGCTGGAAGGCCGGGTGCCCGACCTGACCCGCGTCGATCTGGGCGATTGGGACGCACCGGAGCCGGAGCGATGGGTGGAGCGGCTCGACTCGGCGGTCCGTGTTGCCGCCGGTCCGGTGGTGCTGGTCGCCCACAGCCTCTCCTGCATCCTTGTCGCCCGCTGGGCAGCAGGAAGCAGTGCTGCGGATAAGGTCGCCGCCGCCCTGATGGTCGCCCCGCCCGATGTCGAATCGGCCCGGATCGTGCCGGCCGGGGCCTGCCGTTTCGCCCCGGTGCCGTCCGATCCCCTGCCCTTCCCGGCCGTGGTGGTCGGCAGCCGCAGCGATCCCTACTGCACCGCCGCCCGCGCCTGCGGCTTCGCCGCGCTGTGGGGCGCCGACTTCATCGACGCGGGCGAGGCCGGCCACATCAACAGCGCCAGCGGCCACGGCCCCTGGCCGATGGGCGAGACACTGCTGAAGGATCTGTTGGCCCAGATCTGA
- a CDS encoding methyl-accepting chemotaxis protein, with protein sequence MDISATVAQELCDSIGRELDSVVSIAGKSGAVVASTARERIGTNHPVASDITARRLDERAVTRDEAAKSGGAMREGYVIAIDLDGERVGALAIAAPADQARRFARLARHWVLATLRAETAETRRVSLMRDLSERVEREVGGFAAELADAGRKLESAVVAVRSAGTEGLRQAADAAGAARAVDGSVSAIAGMLDRLASTSDQISGDTSKAREISLAAASDSDRATTVMNSLRSAAEQIASVVKLINAIASQTNLLALNATIEAARAGEAGRGFAVVANEVKALSRQTADATKQIADQVANLQKETAAVDEALGRIHSTIGSIQAINGTVAAAIDEQATLTSDVARSLDRSRQDAMAAEQRIGDAEQTLGGVTRTLEELTTLSRTIADRAGSLGSGLAGRVTDVLRQARN encoded by the coding sequence TTGGACATCAGCGCTACCGTTGCACAGGAACTCTGCGACTCCATCGGCCGTGAGCTGGACTCCGTCGTCTCCATCGCCGGCAAGAGCGGTGCAGTCGTCGCCTCCACCGCGCGGGAGCGGATCGGCACCAACCATCCGGTCGCCAGCGATATCACGGCCCGCCGGCTGGACGAGCGCGCCGTCACCCGTGATGAGGCGGCCAAATCGGGTGGCGCCATGAGGGAAGGCTATGTCATCGCCATCGATCTGGACGGTGAGCGGGTCGGTGCGCTCGCCATCGCGGCACCGGCCGATCAGGCGCGCCGCTTCGCCCGCCTCGCCCGCCATTGGGTGCTGGCGACCCTGCGGGCGGAAACGGCGGAGACCCGCCGAGTCAGCCTGATGCGCGACCTGTCCGAGCGGGTGGAACGCGAGGTCGGCGGATTCGCCGCCGAACTGGCCGATGCCGGCCGCAAGCTGGAGTCGGCGGTTGTCGCCGTCCGATCCGCCGGGACCGAGGGGCTGCGGCAGGCCGCCGATGCAGCCGGCGCGGCGCGCGCCGTGGACGGGTCGGTCAGCGCCATCGCCGGCATGCTCGACCGGCTTGCCTCCACCTCCGACCAGATTTCCGGCGACACCAGCAAGGCGCGGGAAATCAGCCTCGCCGCGGCATCGGACAGCGACCGTGCCACCACGGTGATGAACTCCCTGCGCTCCGCCGCAGAACAGATTGCCAGTGTGGTGAAGCTGATCAACGCGATCGCCAGCCAGACCAACCTGTTGGCACTGAACGCCACCATCGAGGCGGCGCGGGCGGGGGAAGCCGGGCGTGGCTTCGCCGTCGTCGCCAACGAGGTGAAGGCGCTGTCGCGGCAGACCGCCGACGCCACCAAGCAGATCGCCGATCAGGTCGCCAACCTGCAGAAGGAAACCGCCGCGGTGGACGAGGCTCTGGGCCGCATTCATTCCACCATCGGCTCGATCCAGGCGATCAACGGCACCGTCGCCGCCGCGATCGACGAGCAGGCGACCCTGACCTCGGACGTCGCGCGCTCGCTCGACCGCTCCCGCCAGGATGCCATGGCGGCGGAACAGCGGATCGGTGATGCCGAACAGACGCTGGGCGGCGTGACCCGCACGCTTGAGGAGTTGACCACGCTGAGCCGGACCATCGCCGACCGGGCCGGCAGCCTGGGCAGCGGCCTCGCCGGCCGGGTTACCGACGTGCTGCGTCAGGCTCGCAATTGA
- a CDS encoding methyltransferase domain-containing protein, which translates to MYTDIVDLREFYESGLGRTAQRMIRRRIRTIWPDVRDQIVLGVGYTTPYLRPFMGEADRVVAVMPASQGVSFWPAEGPGMVALGDEADLPFGDNTIDRVLLVHGLEGTEQLRPMMREIWRVLAGGGRVLAVVPNRRGLWARADWTPFGHGFPYSASQLKQVLRDTMFVPERTRHALFMPPLRSHFLQKTAPAWEEVGSRWFKAFAGVTMIEASKQIFAGVSRRAAQQPVKRRLIVPLPGGAAPAARSGNTRTTIARTTITGGDSVDCQQPYPRT; encoded by the coding sequence ATGTACACAGATATCGTCGATCTGAGGGAGTTCTACGAGTCCGGATTGGGGCGCACCGCCCAGCGGATGATCCGCCGGCGCATCCGCACCATCTGGCCGGACGTGCGCGACCAGATCGTTCTCGGCGTCGGCTACACCACACCCTACCTGCGTCCCTTCATGGGCGAGGCCGACCGGGTGGTGGCGGTGATGCCGGCCAGCCAGGGCGTCAGCTTCTGGCCAGCGGAAGGACCCGGCATGGTGGCGCTGGGCGACGAGGCCGACCTTCCCTTCGGCGACAACACCATCGACCGCGTTCTTCTGGTCCATGGGCTGGAAGGAACCGAACAGCTGCGCCCGATGATGCGCGAGATCTGGCGCGTGCTGGCCGGCGGCGGCCGGGTTCTGGCGGTGGTGCCCAACCGTCGCGGCCTGTGGGCCCGCGCCGACTGGACGCCCTTCGGCCACGGCTTTCCCTACTCGGCCTCGCAACTCAAGCAGGTGCTGCGCGACACCATGTTCGTGCCGGAACGCACCCGCCACGCCCTGTTCATGCCGCCCTTGCGCTCGCACTTCCTGCAAAAGACCGCACCGGCTTGGGAAGAGGTCGGCAGCCGCTGGTTCAAGGCCTTCGCCGGGGTGACGATGATCGAGGCGTCGAAGCAGATCTTCGCCGGCGTGTCGCGCCGGGCGGCCCAGCAGCCGGTGAAGCGCCGGCTGATCGTGCCGCTGCCGGGTGGTGCCGCCCCCGCCGCCCGCAGCGGCAACACCCGCACCACGATCGCCCGCACCACCATCACCGGCGGCGACTCCGTCGACTGCCAGCAGCCTTATCCCCGGACTTGA
- the gloB gene encoding hydroxyacylglutathione hydrolase — MEVILVPAFADNYIYVLRDAASGKVGVVDPGDAAPVQAELERRGWSLTHIFLTHHHDDHIGGAAALKDRYRASVVGARADAHRIPGLDVMLGDGDRTVFGEQTARVFAVPGHTSGHIAFWFEAAETLFSGDTLFSLGCGRLFEGTPAQMWESLQSLRALTDQTRVYCGHEYTQSNGRFAQTVDPANAALRQRMEEVAELRDRNRPTIPTTIGIERRTNPFLRADDPGVQTAIGMAGAPAVEVFAELRRRKDHFRG; from the coding sequence GTGGAGGTCATTCTCGTTCCGGCTTTCGCCGACAACTATATCTATGTGCTGCGCGACGCGGCATCCGGCAAGGTCGGCGTGGTCGATCCCGGCGACGCCGCGCCGGTGCAGGCGGAGCTGGAGCGGCGCGGCTGGTCCCTGACCCACATCTTCCTGACCCACCACCATGACGACCATATCGGTGGCGCGGCGGCGCTGAAGGACCGTTATCGCGCCAGCGTGGTCGGTGCTCGTGCCGACGCCCACCGCATTCCCGGCCTCGACGTGATGCTCGGCGACGGCGACCGCACGGTGTTCGGTGAACAGACCGCCCGCGTCTTTGCCGTGCCCGGCCACACCAGCGGCCACATCGCCTTCTGGTTCGAGGCGGCGGAGACGCTGTTCAGCGGTGACACGCTGTTCTCGCTGGGCTGCGGACGGCTGTTCGAGGGCACGCCGGCGCAGATGTGGGAGTCGCTGCAAAGCCTGCGGGCACTGACCGACCAGACCCGCGTCTATTGCGGCCACGAATACACCCAGTCGAACGGCCGCTTCGCCCAGACCGTCGATCCGGCCAACGCCGCGCTGCGTCAGCGGATGGAGGAGGTCGCGGAGTTGCGCGACCGGAACCGGCCGACGATTCCCACCACCATCGGCATTGAGCGGCGCACCAATCCCTTCCTGCGCGCCGACGATCCCGGCGTCCAGACCGCCATCGGCATGGCCGGCGCCCCGGCGGTGGAGGTTTTCGCCGAGCTGCGCCGGCGCAAGGACCATTTCCGCGGGTGA
- a CDS encoding glutathione S-transferase N-terminal domain-containing protein — translation MMKLRWSPTSPYVRKVMMVLIERGLEDRVERVATDPWSADTDLPKDNPLGKVPALTLEDGTTLFDSPVIVEYLDSLGDRAPLVPPAGPTRWTALRQQAIADGICDAAILRRLESMRPDGEKSANWMERQRKAVARSLDLLEAEAASLGGEPTIGRLAVLVALGYLDFRFGHEDWRQDRPALTEWFAEASDRDSLRRTAPPV, via the coding sequence ATGATGAAACTGCGCTGGAGCCCCACCTCGCCCTATGTGCGCAAGGTGATGATGGTCCTGATCGAACGCGGGCTGGAGGACCGGGTGGAGCGTGTGGCGACCGATCCCTGGTCTGCCGATACCGATCTGCCCAAGGACAACCCGTTGGGCAAGGTGCCCGCCCTGACGCTGGAGGACGGCACCACCCTGTTCGACAGCCCGGTGATCGTCGAGTATCTCGATTCGTTGGGCGACCGGGCGCCTCTGGTCCCGCCGGCTGGTCCGACGCGCTGGACGGCACTGCGCCAGCAGGCCATCGCCGACGGCATCTGCGACGCCGCCATCCTGCGCCGGCTGGAATCCATGCGCCCGGACGGTGAGAAATCGGCCAATTGGATGGAGCGCCAGCGGAAGGCGGTCGCCCGCTCACTCGATCTGCTGGAGGCGGAGGCCGCGTCACTGGGAGGTGAGCCGACCATCGGCCGTCTGGCGGTCCTGGTGGCACTCGGCTACCTCGATTTCCGCTTCGGCCACGAGGATTGGCGCCAGGATCGACCGGCGCTGACCGAATGGTTCGCCGAGGCATCCGACCGCGACAGCCTGCGGCGGACGGCGCCACCGGTATAA
- a CDS encoding methyl-accepting chemotaxis protein: protein MAKPIDQRRRSGIKSKMLIAFGTVAALPCIAAVVGWMSYGAVRGHVADITGTQVPVLSAAQGLATTTARVLALGPLIDAASSDEDLGRLRTAVAEQRRTLDGQLAQLAGGQGHSGGDADRVAELTGTARTLLGTIDALGTATGRRLTLQEQRSGRLAELSDAHAKLLAALKPDMQASRGQLAQAIAAMVEATSQSSAVIGAELGQTVIPLFQLRGAEAALAKSLLIGAFETNRSKVMSLSTDFDSALSDLQGALRPLAKSEAAAPVAAMINELAAFGDGDASVYTRRVRQLTPGIPEAEAQKLTESLNASVDDIVRLDRDANARMLPLMLNSRGRIAEAGNAIAERMQDLSTNTVPAAQHRYTVLSDLMADANLLAGKLAEAGNAETPARLAAARRTLDPLAATIRGTLTESRDDLGPEVRRLAERLLDLGFGNEGILALRAGELAAYAENATLIDSNRRTGAALTAMVDGLVQAAQTATADGAAAAHEALERTNQVQIMLATAGVLLAGLIVSLYVGRRVVGRMEALADAMRRVAGGDLTVEQKADGNDEITDMARALFVFIANARAMEEAHEKVEIERRNAASARRTSMLEIADQFERNVLSSVETLADAARQMAARARSLTDIAANANDRAEAAMQLSGEMAAGIQQVATAASEISQSIAEISKRTGESARIIGDTAAGAEQVKATVADLSSTAGEIGTVVGLIDEIAGQTNLLALNATIEAARAGEMGRGFAVVAGEVKALAGQTAQATAEIARQIAATQAASRQTAEVVATMTGSVQRIESNASAIAAAVEEQATITSSIVDSSHRVAVGTQAASDHVAGLSEAAAKVRAQAGDVLHVAESLSHEATSLGSAVHLFLQEIRAAR, encoded by the coding sequence ATGGCAAAGCCTATCGACCAGCGCCGGCGGTCCGGCATCAAGTCGAAGATGCTGATCGCCTTCGGAACCGTGGCGGCACTTCCCTGCATCGCGGCGGTGGTCGGCTGGATGTCCTACGGCGCCGTCCGCGGCCATGTCGCCGACATAACGGGAACGCAGGTTCCGGTGCTCAGCGCCGCTCAGGGGCTTGCGACCACCACGGCGCGGGTGCTGGCGCTGGGGCCATTGATCGACGCCGCGTCCTCCGACGAGGATCTGGGCCGGCTGCGCACCGCGGTGGCCGAGCAGCGCCGGACGCTGGACGGGCAGCTCGCCCAACTGGCCGGTGGGCAAGGGCATAGCGGCGGCGATGCCGACCGTGTTGCCGAGCTGACCGGCACCGCGCGCACGCTGCTCGGCACCATCGACGCGCTGGGGACGGCGACCGGCCGGCGGCTGACCTTGCAGGAACAGCGCAGCGGCCGGCTGGCGGAACTGAGCGATGCTCATGCCAAACTGCTCGCCGCGCTGAAGCCCGACATGCAAGCCTCGCGCGGGCAACTGGCCCAGGCGATCGCAGCGATGGTGGAGGCGACCTCGCAATCCTCCGCGGTCATCGGAGCCGAACTCGGGCAGACGGTGATCCCGCTGTTCCAGCTGCGCGGCGCAGAGGCCGCTCTCGCCAAATCCCTGTTGATCGGCGCCTTTGAAACCAACCGGTCCAAAGTGATGTCGCTGTCCACCGACTTCGACTCCGCCCTGTCGGATCTGCAAGGTGCGCTGCGCCCGCTGGCGAAGAGCGAAGCGGCGGCCCCGGTGGCGGCGATGATCAACGAGCTTGCCGCCTTCGGTGACGGCGATGCCAGCGTCTACACCCGTCGCGTCCGCCAGCTGACCCCCGGCATTCCCGAGGCGGAGGCGCAGAAGCTGACCGAGTCGCTGAACGCCAGCGTCGACGACATTGTGCGGCTCGACCGCGACGCCAACGCCCGCATGCTGCCGCTGATGCTGAATTCGCGCGGCCGCATCGCCGAGGCCGGCAACGCCATCGCCGAGCGGATGCAGGATCTGTCCACCAACACCGTGCCAGCGGCCCAACATCGCTACACCGTGCTGAGCGATCTTATGGCCGACGCCAACCTGCTGGCCGGCAAGCTGGCGGAGGCTGGCAACGCCGAAACGCCGGCCCGGCTGGCCGCCGCCCGTCGCACGCTGGACCCGCTGGCGGCGACGATCCGCGGCACCCTGACTGAGTCGCGCGACGATCTGGGCCCCGAGGTCCGCCGGCTGGCCGAGCGGCTGCTCGATCTCGGCTTCGGCAACGAGGGCATTCTGGCACTGCGTGCCGGTGAACTGGCTGCCTATGCCGAGAATGCCACGCTGATCGACAGCAACCGCCGCACCGGCGCCGCTTTGACCGCCATGGTCGACGGGCTGGTCCAGGCGGCGCAGACGGCGACGGCCGATGGCGCCGCCGCAGCCCATGAGGCGCTGGAGCGTACCAACCAAGTGCAGATCATGCTGGCGACCGCCGGCGTGCTGCTGGCCGGGCTGATCGTCTCGCTCTATGTTGGGCGCCGGGTCGTCGGCCGGATGGAGGCGTTGGCCGACGCCATGCGCCGGGTCGCCGGCGGCGACCTGACGGTGGAGCAGAAGGCCGACGGCAACGACGAGATCACCGACATGGCCCGTGCCCTGTTCGTCTTCATCGCCAACGCCCGTGCCATGGAAGAAGCGCACGAGAAGGTGGAGATCGAGCGCCGCAACGCCGCGTCGGCCCGCCGCACCAGCATGCTGGAGATCGCCGACCAGTTCGAGCGCAACGTGCTGAGCAGCGTCGAGACGCTGGCCGACGCCGCCCGCCAGATGGCCGCCCGTGCCCGCTCGCTGACCGACATCGCCGCCAATGCCAACGACCGTGCCGAGGCCGCGATGCAGCTGTCCGGCGAGATGGCGGCGGGGATTCAGCAGGTGGCGACCGCTGCCTCGGAAATCTCGCAGTCCATCGCCGAGATCAGCAAGCGCACCGGCGAATCGGCCCGCATCATCGGCGACACCGCCGCCGGGGCGGAGCAGGTCAAGGCGACCGTTGCCGACCTGTCGAGCACGGCGGGGGAGATCGGCACCGTCGTCGGCCTGATCGACGAGATCGCCGGTCAGACCAACCTGTTGGCGCTGAACGCCACCATCGAGGCGGCGAGGGCAGGGGAGATGGGCCGCGGTTTTGCCGTCGTCGCCGGCGAGGTCAAGGCGCTTGCCGGCCAGACCGCCCAGGCCACCGCCGAGATCGCCCGCCAGATCGCCGCCACCCAGGCGGCCAGCCGCCAGACGGCGGAGGTCGTCGCGACCATGACCGGCAGCGTCCAGCGCATCGAATCCAACGCCTCGGCCATCGCCGCAGCGGTGGAGGAGCAGGCGACCATCACGTCGAGCATCGTCGACAGCTCCCACCGTGTCGCGGTCGGCACCCAGGCGGCGTCTGACCATGTCGCCGGCCTGTCTGAGGCCGCCGCCAAGGTGCGCGCCCAGGCCGGCGACGTGCTGCATGTGGCGGAAAGCCTGTCGCACGAGGCGACCAGCCTCGGCTCCGCCGTGCATCTGTTCCTCCAGGAAATCCGGGCCGCGCGATGA
- the pstS gene encoding phosphate ABC transporter substrate-binding protein PstS yields MTSAFVRCAAFGALAVLSVSVAPLSVASAADISGAGATFPYPIYAKWADAYKKETGTGLNYQSIGSGGGIKQIKAKTVTFGASDMPLKPEELEQAGLIQFPMIMGGVVPVVNLKGIKAGEVKLSGTVLANIYMGEITKWNDPQIKALNPDVNLPNTAIAPVYRSDGSGTNFLFTDYLSKTSPKFKTQIGANTSVQWPAGIGAKGNEGVANMVKQTDGSIGYVEYAYAKQNNITHLDLQNKDGKTVSPKIEAFQAAAANADWANSKGYYVLLTDEPGAESWPITGASFILMYKAPQDAASSAEALKFFDWAYKNGSKMATELDYVPMPDAVVSLVQKTWAQTIQADGKPVWTASAK; encoded by the coding sequence ATGACCTCGGCGTTCGTTCGCTGCGCCGCCTTCGGTGCCCTGGCCGTTCTGTCCGTGTCGGTCGCCCCGCTGTCGGTCGCCTCGGCCGCCGACATCTCCGGCGCCGGCGCCACCTTCCCGTACCCGATCTATGCCAAGTGGGCTGACGCCTACAAGAAGGAGACCGGCACGGGCCTGAACTACCAGTCGATCGGTTCGGGCGGCGGCATCAAGCAGATCAAGGCCAAGACGGTCACCTTCGGCGCCTCGGACATGCCGCTGAAGCCGGAAGAGCTGGAGCAGGCCGGTCTGATCCAGTTCCCGATGATCATGGGCGGCGTGGTTCCGGTCGTGAACCTGAAGGGCATCAAGGCCGGCGAGGTCAAGCTGTCGGGTACCGTTCTCGCCAACATCTACATGGGCGAGATCACCAAGTGGAACGACCCGCAGATCAAGGCGCTGAACCCCGACGTCAACCTGCCGAACACCGCCATCGCCCCGGTCTACCGCTCTGACGGGTCGGGCACCAACTTCCTGTTCACCGACTACCTGTCGAAGACCAGCCCGAAGTTCAAGACCCAGATCGGCGCCAACACCTCCGTCCAGTGGCCGGCCGGCATCGGCGCCAAGGGCAACGAGGGCGTGGCCAACATGGTCAAGCAGACGGACGGCTCGATCGGCTACGTCGAATACGCCTACGCCAAGCAGAACAACATCACCCACCTCGACCTGCAGAACAAGGACGGCAAGACCGTCTCGCCGAAGATCGAGGCCTTCCAGGCCGCCGCCGCCAACGCCGACTGGGCCAACAGCAAGGGCTACTACGTCCTGCTGACCGACGAGCCGGGTGCGGAGAGCTGGCCGATCACCGGCGCCAGCTTCATCCTGATGTACAAGGCTCCGCAGGACGCCGCGTCTTCGGCCGAAGCGCTGAAGTTCTTCGACTGGGCCTATAAGAACGGTTCCAAGATGGCGACCGAGCTGGACTATGTCCCGATGCCGGACGCCGTGGTGTCGCTGGTCCAGAAGACCTGGGCCCAGACCATCCAGGCCGACGGCAAGCCGGTCTGGACCGCGTCGGCCAAGTAA
- the pstC gene encoding phosphate ABC transporter permease subunit PstC: protein MTEIALTLTDAHASTARRARRQRLQDAVFRNATLAFALLVLLILGGVTVSLIDGALPALRAFGFGFVATEVWNPVSEQFGALAPIYGTLVTSVIAMAVGIPVSFGIALFITEMCPAWLKRPLGVAIELLAGIPSIIYGIWGLFVFAPFMQSTVQPFLIATLGQIPGLGNLFMGPPYGIGILTAGLILGIMVLPFITSITRDVFETVPPMVRESAYGLGATTWEVVWNVVLPYTRTGVVGGVMLGLGRALGETMAVTFVIGNAHRISSSIMAPGTTISASIANEFTEAVGDVYTSSLVALGLILFLITFTVLSIAKLMLLRLQRKAGV from the coding sequence ATGACCGAGATCGCGCTGACCTTGACCGACGCACACGCTTCCACCGCCCGACGGGCCCGCCGCCAGCGCCTGCAGGACGCGGTTTTCCGCAATGCCACCCTTGCATTCGCGCTGCTGGTCCTGCTGATCCTGGGCGGCGTCACGGTTTCCCTGATCGACGGCGCGCTGCCGGCACTCCGCGCGTTCGGCTTCGGTTTCGTCGCCACCGAAGTCTGGAACCCGGTTTCCGAGCAGTTCGGCGCGCTCGCCCCCATTTACGGCACCCTGGTGACCTCGGTCATCGCCATGGCTGTCGGCATTCCCGTCAGCTTCGGCATCGCCCTGTTCATCACCGAGATGTGCCCAGCCTGGCTGAAGCGCCCGCTCGGAGTCGCCATCGAGCTGCTCGCCGGCATTCCCAGCATCATCTACGGCATCTGGGGTCTGTTCGTCTTCGCCCCCTTCATGCAGTCGACCGTCCAGCCCTTCCTGATCGCCACGCTGGGCCAGATTCCCGGCCTCGGGAACCTGTTCATGGGACCGCCCTACGGCATCGGCATCCTGACCGCCGGCCTGATCCTGGGCATCATGGTGCTGCCCTTCATCACCTCCATCACCCGCGACGTCTTCGAGACGGTGCCGCCGATGGTGCGTGAGTCGGCCTATGGGCTGGGCGCCACCACCTGGGAGGTGGTGTGGAACGTCGTGCTGCCCTACACCCGCACCGGCGTCGTCGGCGGCGTCATGCTGGGGCTGGGCCGCGCGCTGGGCGAGACGATGGCGGTGACCTTCGTCATCGGCAACGCGCACCGCATCAGTTCCTCGATCATGGCGCCGGGCACGACGATCTCGGCCTCCATCGCCAACGAATTCACCGAGGCGGTCGGCGACGTCTACACTTCGTCGCTGGTGGCGCTGGGCCTGATCCTGTTCCTGATCACCTTCACCGTGCTGTCGATCGCGAAGCTGATGCTGCTGCGCCTCCAGCGCAAGGCCGGAGTCTGA
- the pstA gene encoding phosphate ABC transporter permease PstA has translation MTMSNSATLATPIGGLYHRRRIANKVALSLALGAAGFGLFWLVAILWTLLYNGLSAINLSLFTENTPPPGGEGGLLNAIFGSIVMTAVATAVGTPVGVMAGTYLAEFGRNTKLAEVVRFINDVLLSAPSIMVGLFVYEVLVVRMGHFSAWAGAMALAVLVIPVVVRTTEDMLKLVPNSLREAAAALGAPQWKVITMVAYRAARNGMITGMLLAVARISGETAPLLFTALNNQFWSADMNAPMANLPVVIFQYAMSPYEDWRQLAWGGALLITVAILLLNIGARLLAGLGTTRK, from the coding sequence ATGACAATGTCCAATTCCGCAACGCTGGCGACCCCCATCGGAGGGCTGTATCACCGCCGGCGCATTGCCAATAAAGTGGCGCTGTCCCTGGCGCTGGGCGCTGCCGGCTTCGGCCTGTTCTGGCTGGTCGCCATCCTGTGGACGCTGCTCTACAACGGGCTGTCGGCAATCAACCTCAGCCTGTTCACCGAGAATACCCCGCCGCCGGGCGGGGAGGGCGGCCTGCTGAATGCCATCTTCGGCAGCATCGTCATGACCGCGGTCGCCACCGCGGTCGGCACGCCGGTCGGTGTCATGGCCGGTACCTACCTGGCCGAATTCGGCCGGAATACGAAGCTGGCCGAGGTGGTGCGCTTCATCAACGACGTGCTGCTGAGCGCGCCGTCGATCATGGTCGGCCTGTTCGTCTATGAGGTGCTGGTCGTCCGCATGGGCCATTTCTCGGCCTGGGCCGGCGCCATGGCGCTCGCGGTGCTGGTCATCCCGGTCGTCGTCCGTACGACCGAGGACATGCTGAAGCTGGTGCCCAACAGCCTGCGCGAGGCCGCCGCCGCGCTCGGTGCTCCGCAATGGAAGGTGATCACGATGGTCGCCTACCGTGCCGCCCGCAACGGCATGATCACCGGCATGCTGCTGGCCGTCGCCCGCATCAGCGGCGAGACCGCGCCGCTGCTGTTCACCGCCCTGAACAACCAGTTCTGGAGCGCGGACATGAACGCGCCGATGGCCAACCTGCCGGTGGTCATCTTCCAGTACGCGATGTCGCCCTACGAGGACTGGCGCCAGCTGGCCTGGGGCGGCGCGCTGCTGATCACGGTCGCCATCCTGCTCCTCAACATCGGCGCCCGGCTGCTGGCCGGTCTCGGCACGACGAGAAAGTAA